In a single window of the Bactrocera dorsalis isolate Fly_Bdor chromosome 2, ASM2337382v1, whole genome shotgun sequence genome:
- the LOC105231004 gene encoding uncharacterized protein LOC105231004, producing MWKCHKCGKPVYFAERKQSLGYDWHPECLRCEECGKRLNPGQHAEHKGVPYCHVPCYGALFGPQLFGHGTRVESHKSYGVKGAQRSFIGNGGPVLPRDHLESKLKVYNQFYDNKSMEIRSREVNNRLIMEGALRVSWGVHGVIHLKEDDDQRTLVVRKRNSKRVSKAADDSPSDKENDISESLEAPTTASEVENMSTDISLSESMTFDSSSLNEYPLTDLPTTPEEVSANTTGGADGAAVPLLNGTNGRANDDDESVSTSTLCGTDTTITTASTSCMSATLPSKLDNLEKLEWDEIDDLLQVERRVSEKDKIYETMPVKLPSSQTSSSDSSPTKTISAHNLTESTNTNSEVPSPTSPTSSSTNTTNNSNSNSESSSTSSDNFVTATSATINTSSTTADNFESSDDATLKPMDFEEFKRSVHLDYVSGANSFREPNEDSLKRNQPIDPSRINDSLKFYGESPMSKSFNCEHALRSIDANLINDTLHLKSGTASPHSMQRMYALQKSGSASTATGGNSKNLTTYQHGHNHFEKGINRSKSGPSCFDYSDSDDDDSTLKPQQSATMRRSDVPQRYVTIEMDCYPKDNDKGSVSEADSSRADAPSITVSNSGNAAGDELTQTEEMYTASRGSDAVHNGGAGGDDDDDDADPPLHVTEDGVVLRRPPRTGAAAIKRRSGNRRSRTKLKRRCSINGHFYNRETSFFTPPYGSQMSVWVTSLVTTTEVINLLLEKYKVDSAVENFSLFIIRDNGEQKRLKETDYPLLTRVMMGPHEDVARLYLVDAKKTDEISNEVAQFINLSLPECRAILERYDDELEREVAKVRERYAELRRRIISRMESLKVHL from the exons ATGTGGAAGTGTCACAAATGCGGAAAGCCAGTCTACTTCG CGGAGCGCAAACAATCGTTAGGCTACGATTGGCATCCAGAGTGTTTACGATGTGAAGAATGCGGCAAGCGGCTGAATCCAGGCCAACATGCTGAG CATAAAGGAGTGCCTTACTGTCATGTGCCATGCTATGGTGCGCTCTTCGGACCGCAACTGTTCGGACATGGCACACGTGTGGAATCACATAAGAGCTATGGCGTAAAAGGAGCGCAGCGCTCTTTTATTGGAAATGGTGGGCCGGTTTTGCCGAGAGATCACTTGGAAAGCAAACTAAAG gtttACAACCAATTTTACGACAATAAGAGCATGGAAATACGAAGCCGCGAAGTAAATAATCGGCTAATAATGGAAGGTGCATTGCGTGTTTCTTGGGGCGTACATGGTGTGATACATCTCAAAGAGGACGACGATCAGCGTACGTTGGTTGTGCGTAAGCGGAATTCAAAGCGTGTCTCCAAAGCAGCGGAT GATAGCCCGTCGGATAAGGAAAACGACATAAGCGAATCGCTGGAAGCGCCCACAACAGCAAGTGAGGTCGAAAACATGTCAACAGATATATCGCTGTCAGAGAGCATGACATTCGATTCGAGTAGTTTGAACGAGTATCCTTTGACAGATTTACCCACTACGCCAGAAGAAGTTTCTGCCAATACCACTGGCGGTGCTGATGGTGCTGCTGTGCCTTTATTAAATGGGACTAATGGGCGTGCAAACGATGATGATGAGTCCGTGTCCACAAGCACGCTATGTGGCACTGATACGACGATCACCACAGCATCCACAAGTTGTATGTCGGCAACGTTGCCTTCGAAGTTGGATAATTTAGAGAAATTGGAATGGGACGAGATCGATGATTTGCTACAG gtGGAGCGTCGTGTTAGCGAAAAAGATAAAATTTACGAAACGATGCCAGTTAAATTGCCATCGTCACAAACGTCTTCCAGCGATAGTTCACCCACAAAAACGATTTCGGCTCATAATCTCACCGAAAGCACGAATACGAACAGCGAAGTGCCATCACCAACCTCACCAACGTCTTCTTCCACAAATACCACCAACAATAGTAATAGCAATAGTGAGAGTAGCAGCACTTCTTCCGACAATTTCGTCACTGCAACCTCGGCGACCATAAACACCAGCTCCACGACAGCGGATAATTTCGAGTCGTCCGATGATGCTACGCTCAAACCAATGGATTTCGAGGAATTCAAACGTAGTGTTCACCTAGATTATGTCAGTGGTGCCAATTCATTTCGTGAGCCGAATGAGGACTCACTAAAGCGCAACCAACCAATCGATCCGTCGCGTATAAATGATTCGCTCAAGTTCTACGGCGAAAGCCCAATGAGCAAGAGCTTCAATTGTGAGCATGCCTTGCGTTCCATCGATGCGAATTTAATAAACGATACGCTACATTTGAAGAGCGGCACTGCCAGTCCACATTCGATGCAACGCATGTATGCACTGCAAAAGAGTGGCTCCGCCTCAACTGCAACGGGTGGCAACTCCAAAAATCTAACCACTTATCAGCACGGACACAACCACTTCGAGAAGGGCATAAATCGCTCCAAGTCAGGACCGTCGTGTTTTGATTACTCGGACAGCGACGATGACGACTCAACGCTGAAGCCACAACAATCGGCCACCATGCGGCGTAGTGATGTGCCCCAACGGTATGTGACGATTGAAATGGATTGCTATCCGAAAGATAACGACAAGGGTAGTGTTAGTGAGGCGGACTCCAGTCGCGCCGATGCACCATCGATTACTGTGTCAAACAGTGGCAACGCCGCTGGCGATGAGTTGACGCAAACGGAGGAGATGTACACGGCAAGCAGGGGTAGTGATGCGGTGCACAATGGTGGCGCTGGTggagatgatgatgatgatgatgcggATCCACCGCTGCACGTAACCGAGGACGGTGTGGTCTTGCGTAGGCCGCCGCGCACAGGTGCCGCCGCCATCAAGCGCCGCAGTGGCAACAGAAG ATCGCGCACTAAATTGAAGCGCCGCTGTTCCATCAACGGTCACTTTTACAATCGTGAAACATCGTTCTTTACACCGCCCTACGGCTCGCAGATGTCCGTGTGGGTCACATCGTTGGTCACCACAACGGAGGTTATCAATTTACTGTTGGAGAAGTATAAGGTCGACAGCGCTGTGGAGAATTTTTCACTCTTCATTATACGCGATAATGGCGAACAGAAGCGCTTGAAAGAGACTGATTATCCGTTATTGACGCGCGTCATGATGGGACCGCATGAGGATGTGGCGCGTCTCTACCTGGTCGATGCCAAAAAAACGGATGAAATTAG CAATGAGGTGGCTCAGTTTATAAACCTCTCACTGCCGGAATGCCGTGCAATTTTGGAGCGCTACGATGATGAGTTGGAGCGCGAAGTGGCCAAAGTTAGAGAAAG ATATGCCGAGTTGCGTCGTCGTATTATCAGTCGCATGGAATCGCTGAAGGTGCATCTATAA